Proteins from a single region of Corvus hawaiiensis isolate bCorHaw1 chromosome 6, bCorHaw1.pri.cur, whole genome shotgun sequence:
- the PLEKHD1 gene encoding pleckstrin homology domain-containing family D member 1 isoform X3, whose amino-acid sequence MPYAIKISHEDFHGNIVLAAESEFEQAQWLEMLQESGKVTWKNAQLGEAMIESLEAQGLQLAKEKQEYLDKLMEETEELCLQREQKEELERLNQILEAEKQRFEEVVRELRLEQEEIRRELELTARSLKGVEEEKKELRSLTQSLQNTLEELSLEKQQMLEMLEENESQVPPPTSPSKEQSPIWGLHCSLRQIEEKMQQLLQEKLLAEKRMKENEERSRALEEEREFYSSQSQALQNSLSELTAEKQQAERDLKAEVKVRMDLEKRLREAEEALQSLEQGLNSLDCNKEKEKKMKADVSNLRKFFEECIRNAELEAKMPVIMKNSVYIHKAATRRIKSCRFRCRRTSASWNDMKQSQSFIFSHAEAENIEELKEAAKRLSRDQRFRKTIYQIMRSQKDSASGDKK is encoded by the exons ATGCCTTATGCCATAAAGATCTCTCATGAAGACTTCCAT GGTAACATTGTTCTAGCAGCCGAATCAGAGTTTGAGCAGGCTCAGTGGCTGGAGATGCTACAGGAGTCTGGAAAAGT GACCTGGAAGAATGCCCAGCTGGGAGAAGCCATGATCGAGAGCCTGGAAGCTCAAGGACTACAGCTGGCCAAGGAGAAACAGGAATATTTAG ATAAACTAatggaagaaacagaagagctATGTCTGCAGAGGGAGCAAAAAGAG GAACTTGAGCGTCTGAACCAGATCCTGGAAGCAGAGAAGCAGCGTTTTGAAGAGGTGGTTCGGGAGCTgcggctggagcaggaggagatcAGACG GGAGCTGGAGCTCACAGCCCGCTCCCTTAAAGGagtggaggaagaaaagaaagagttgCGAAGCCTGACACAGTCCTTACAGAACACCCTAGAG gagctctccctggaaaaACAACAAATGCTGGAGATGCTGGAAGAAAATGAGAGCCAGGTCCCGCCTCCAACCAGCCCCAGCAAGGAGCAAAGTCCCATCTGGGGACTGCACTGCAGCCTGCGACAGATTGAAGAGAAGATGCAGCAACTTCTGCAGGAGAAACTCCTGGCAGAGAAAAG GATGAAGGAGAATGAGGAGCGGTCCCGAGCActggaggaggagcgggagttTTACTCTTCCCAGTCGCAAGCGCTGCAGAACTCGCTCTCGGAGCTGactgcagagaaacagcaggcagagagagaCCTCAAG gCTGAGGTGAAGGTACGCATGGATctggagaagagactgagagAAGCTGAGGAAGCATTGCAGAGCTTGGAGCAAGGCCTAAATTCTCTGGATTGCaacaaggagaaagagaagaagatgAAAGCAGATGTCAGTAATTTGAGAA AGTTCTTTGAAGAGTGCATCCGCAACGCTGAGCTGGAGGCCAAGATGCCTGTGATCATGAAGAACTCCGTGTACATCCACAAGGCTGCCACTCGCCGCATAAAGAGCTGCCGCTTCCGCTGCCGGAGAACCAGCGCTTCATGGAACGACA TGAAACAGTCCCAGTCCTTCATCTTCTCGCATGCAGAAGCTGAAAACATTgaggagctgaaagaagcagccAAAAGACTGAGCCGAGACCAGCGCTTTAGGAAAACTATCTATCAAATCATGAGGTCGCAAAAGGATTCTGCTTCAGGGGACAAAAAGTGA
- the PLEKHD1 gene encoding pleckstrin homology domain-containing family D member 1 isoform X1 → MFASKSSSVSPSPSMEQTDSDALDISTKVQLYGVLWKRPFGRQSAKWSRRFFIIKESFLLYYAESEKKSFESNKYFNIHPKGVIPLGGCIVEPKEEANMPYAIKISHEDFHGNIVLAAESEFEQAQWLEMLQESGKVTWKNAQLGEAMIESLEAQGLQLAKEKQEYLDKLMEETEELCLQREQKEELERLNQILEAEKQRFEEVVRELRLEQEEIRRELELTARSLKGVEEEKKELRSLTQSLQNTLEELSLEKQQMLEMLEENESQVPPPTSPSKEQSPIWGLHCSLRQIEEKMQQLLQEKLLAEKRMKENEERSRALEEEREFYSSQSQALQNSLSELTAEKQQAERDLKAEVKVRMDLEKRLREAEEALQSLEQGLNSLDCNKEKEKKMKADVSNLRKFFEECIRNAELEAKMPVIMKNSVYIHKAATRRIKSCRFRCRRTSASWNDMKQSQSFIFSHAEAENIEELKEAAKRLSRDQRFRKTIYQIMRSQKDSASGDKK, encoded by the exons GTTCTTCATCATTAAGGAAAGTTTCCTGCTGTACTATGCTGAGAGTGAGAAGAAGAGTTTTGAAAGCAATAAATACTTCAATATCCATCCCAAG GGTGTCATACCCCTGGGAGGCTGCATCGTGGAGCCCAAAGAAGAGGCCAACATGCCTTATGCCATAAAGATCTCTCATGAAGACTTCCAT GGTAACATTGTTCTAGCAGCCGAATCAGAGTTTGAGCAGGCTCAGTGGCTGGAGATGCTACAGGAGTCTGGAAAAGT GACCTGGAAGAATGCCCAGCTGGGAGAAGCCATGATCGAGAGCCTGGAAGCTCAAGGACTACAGCTGGCCAAGGAGAAACAGGAATATTTAG ATAAACTAatggaagaaacagaagagctATGTCTGCAGAGGGAGCAAAAAGAG GAACTTGAGCGTCTGAACCAGATCCTGGAAGCAGAGAAGCAGCGTTTTGAAGAGGTGGTTCGGGAGCTgcggctggagcaggaggagatcAGACG GGAGCTGGAGCTCACAGCCCGCTCCCTTAAAGGagtggaggaagaaaagaaagagttgCGAAGCCTGACACAGTCCTTACAGAACACCCTAGAG gagctctccctggaaaaACAACAAATGCTGGAGATGCTGGAAGAAAATGAGAGCCAGGTCCCGCCTCCAACCAGCCCCAGCAAGGAGCAAAGTCCCATCTGGGGACTGCACTGCAGCCTGCGACAGATTGAAGAGAAGATGCAGCAACTTCTGCAGGAGAAACTCCTGGCAGAGAAAAG GATGAAGGAGAATGAGGAGCGGTCCCGAGCActggaggaggagcgggagttTTACTCTTCCCAGTCGCAAGCGCTGCAGAACTCGCTCTCGGAGCTGactgcagagaaacagcaggcagagagagaCCTCAAG gCTGAGGTGAAGGTACGCATGGATctggagaagagactgagagAAGCTGAGGAAGCATTGCAGAGCTTGGAGCAAGGCCTAAATTCTCTGGATTGCaacaaggagaaagagaagaagatgAAAGCAGATGTCAGTAATTTGAGAA AGTTCTTTGAAGAGTGCATCCGCAACGCTGAGCTGGAGGCCAAGATGCCTGTGATCATGAAGAACTCCGTGTACATCCACAAGGCTGCCACTCGCCGCATAAAGAGCTGCCGCTTCCGCTGCCGGAGAACCAGCGCTTCATGGAACGACA TGAAACAGTCCCAGTCCTTCATCTTCTCGCATGCAGAAGCTGAAAACATTgaggagctgaaagaagcagccAAAAGACTGAGCCGAGACCAGCGCTTTAGGAAAACTATCTATCAAATCATGAGGTCGCAAAAGGATTCTGCTTCAGGGGACAAAAAGTGA